In the Gymnogyps californianus isolate 813 chromosome 3, ASM1813914v2, whole genome shotgun sequence genome, one interval contains:
- the TENT5A gene encoding terminal nucleotidyltransferase 5A, producing the protein MADDEKAGGSPGGSYAGGCESAHCNVLSWEQVQRLDRILSETIPIHGRGNFPTLAMQPRQIVKVVRSRLEEKGIGLRDVRLNGSAASHVLHQDSGLGYKDLDLIFCADLKGEAEFQTVKDVVLDCLLDFLPEGVNKEKITPLTLKEAYVQKMVKVCNDSDRWSLISLSNNSGKNVELKFVDSLRRQFEFSVDSFQIKLDSLLLFYECSENPMTETFHPTIIGESVYGDFQEAFDHLCNKIIATRNPEEIRGGGLLKYCNLLVRGFRAASESEIKSLQRYMCSRFFIDFSDIGEQQRKLESYLQNHFVGLEDRKYDYLMTLHGVVNESTVCLMGHERRQTLNLITMLAIRVLAEQNIIPNVANVTCYYQPAPYVADANFSNYYIAQVQTVFPCQQHTYSTWLPCN; encoded by the exons ATGGCAGACGATGAGAAGgccggcggcagccccggcgggaGTTACGCAGGCGGCTGCGAGAGCGCGCACTGCAACGTGCTGAGCTGGGAGCAAGTGCAGAGGCTGGACCGCATCCTCAGCGAGACCATCCCCATCCACGGCCGCGGCAACTTCCCCACGCTGGCCATGCAGCCCCGCCAGATCGTCAAGGTGGTGCGTAGCCggctggaggagaagggcaTCGGCCTGCGGGACGTGCGGCTCAACGGCTCGGCCGCCAGCCACGTCCTCCACCAGGACAGCGGCCTGGGCTACAAGGACTTGGACCTCATCTTCTGCGCCGACCTCAAAGGGGAAGCCGAGTTTCAGACTGTGAAGGACGTGGTCTTGGACTGCCTCTTGGATTTCTTACCCGAGGGGGTGAACAAGGAGAAGATCACGCCGCTCACCCTCAAG GAGGCTTATGTGCAGAAAATGGTAAAAGTATGCAATGATTCAGACCGATGGAGTCTCATCTCCCTGTCCAACAACAGTGGCAAAAATGTGGAGCTGAAATTTGTGGACTCTCTGAGGCGGCAGTTTGAATTCAGTGTCGATTCCTTTCAAATCAAGCTGGactccctgctgcttttttatgaGTGCTCAGAGAATCCGATGACTGAAACTTTTCACCCGACTATCATTGGTGAGAGCGTCTATGGGGATTTCCAGGAAGCCTTTGATCACCTCTGCAACAAGATAATCGCCACCAGAAACCCAGAAGAAATCAGAGGAGGTGGTCTTCTGAAGTACTGCAACCTTTTGGTAAGGGGCTTTAGGGCTGCCTCCGAATCCGAGATTAAATCCCTGCAGAGATACATGTGTTCGAGGTTTTTCATTGACTTCTCAGACATTggagaacagcagagaaagctgGAGTCCTACTTGCAGAACCACTTTGTGGGATTAGAGGACCGCAAGTATGACTATCTCATGACCCTTCACGGTGTGGTGAATGAGAGCACAGTGTGCCTGATGGGACATGAGAGGAGACAGACTCTGAATCTGATCACCATGCTGGCCATCCGGGTCCTAGCCGAGCAAAATATCATCCCCAATGTGGCCAATGTCACCTGCTATTACCAGCCAGCCCCATACGTAGCAGATGCCAACTTCAGCAATTACTATATTGCCCAGGTTCAGACGGTGTTCCCTTGCCAGCAGCACACGTACTCTACTTGGCTGCCCTGTAATTAA